GGGGTTGGTCCTTCGCCAGAACTTTGACGAGCTCGCAACTTCTGCGGAAAAATGGACTGGCGGCAAGGGCTTCAACGTGCTGCTTGATCTCGTCGGTGGCCCTTACGTCAAAGCCAGCCAGAAAGCCATGGCCCATCAGGGCCGCATGATTCTTGTGGGCACCGTGGCGGGCGGCAGCTATGAGCTTGACGCTAAATATGTCATGAGCAAACGTCTTCAGATTCGCGGGACCGTCCTGCGCGCCCGCTCCATGGAAGAAAAGATTGCCGCCACCCGCCTCTTCGCCGCAGAGGTCGTGCCGCTGCTCGCCCGCGGCGTTCTCAAGCCCAACGTTGACAGCGTCTTCCCCATCTCGGATATAGGCAAGGCCCACCAGCGCCTGGAATCGAATGAGACATTTGGGAAGGTTGTGGTTGTGATGGAATAGCTCCACCCTGAATTTGGTTCATCTGAGTAATGGTTCATCTGAGTAACGATTTGGTTCATTGCCGGTAACAATGTAAACTCTATCCGCTATGACACCACCATCGCAGCACTCAGGCCGTCCGCGCTACAAGGTAGTGTTTGGAAAAGACGCTCAGGACCTGGAAGCCAAACTCAACGATCCTGTTTTCACTCCCGCCGGCTATGCAGTCACCCACCTTGCTTTCAACTCCGCCAGGGCGGAGTATCTTCTCATCCTGGAAGATGAACGCAACGACGGGCGCTGACCAACCGCCAATACACCGTCACAAAGATTTCTCCGCAACTACATTCGGGTAGCGACGCGTGGTTCCCTCCGATTGAGGCATGCGTGGCTCCGCCGCCCCTCGTGAAAGGCCTTATTGCTCCACCGATCTTCCTTTGTGTTCCTTTGTGTCCTTTGTGGTCAGGTTTTGGCGATGCACCTGCTATAACAAACTTGCTTGAACCTTCTCGACACATCCTCCGCCCGCGAGCCCGGCCTGGACCTCATGCGCGCCATTGCCGTCCTGTGGGTCATGCTCTGGCACATGCACTTTGCGCTGCGTCCCGGCATTTGGAGCGGCCCCGGAAATTACGGCTGGATGGGCGTTGATCTCTTCTTTGTCCTCAGCGGATACCTGATCGGATCACAATTGCTGCGACCATACACGCGTGGCGCCCGCCCTTCGATTGGCGGCTTTTATATGCGGCGCGCCTTCCGCGTCCTGCCCGCGTATCTAACGGTGCTGCTTTTCTACTTCGCTATTCCCGCCTTTCGAGAAGCTCCGGGGCTGTCTCCGGCATGGCAGTTTCTTACCTTCACGGAAAATTTCCGCATCGACTATCTGAATGACCGGGCCTTTTCCCACGTCTGGTCTCTGTGCGTGGAAGAGCATTTCTATCTCGTGCTGCCTCTATTGATCTTGTTGCTGATGCGCCGTCCCAGCTTCGGCAAAACCGTGGCCGTGATCCTCGGAATACTCTGCTTCGGCATCGCCATCCGGGCGTACATCTATCTCCATCAGGTGCAAGTGTTCCCCAGAGATGATGATGCCTTCGCCTTGGCCTATGTCGAAAAAATCTATTACCCTACGCACACCCGGCTCGATGGTCTTCTGGTCGGCGTGACCCTTGCGACGATCAAGACTTTTCGTCCCTCGTGGTGGCAGCGTGCCATGTCCCACGGCTACCTATTGCTGGTAAGTGGACTCGCGCTCTGCGCCTGGGCCATGTGGCTTTTCCGCGACCGTCTTTCGTTTTCAGCTTCCGTCATTGGTTTCCCTTTGCTGGCTGCTGGCCTTGGCCTGCTGATTGCATCCAGCCTGGCTCCATCCAGCCCGCTATCCAAAGTCCGGGGATTTGGCTTGATCGCGGCCTTGGCTTACAGCGCCTATCTCACCCACAAAGAGATCATCCACCTGGTTCGCATACACCTGCCACGGCTGGTCGAATCCCGCGGCTGGTTCGCCTTGTTCATTTACTTTGCCTTTAGCTTCATGGCTGCTTTCGCGCTGTATATGGCCATTGAACGGCCGTTCCTGCGCCTGCGGGAAAGGATTTCAAGGCGAGTCACCACTCCAGTGGAAAAGGTGATGACAGCCGGATAAATGTTGGCTATAAGCCAGCGTTCGTGCCAAAATCTGGTCTCCGTCCATGACCGACTGCAATCCTAATAGCGAAAGCTCGTCAGATCCGACGCCTTCACACCAGCGTTGGGACCGATGGCGTGGCAGGCTCAAATTGCTCGGGCGCTTCGTTTTGTGGCTGCTGACGCGCGGGTTCGCCACGATTCCCGACGACGACTACGGGGCCAAAAATCTCGATGGCGGTGAGCTCCAAACGCTGTTTGGCAGCGACAACGGTAAGAAAAGGCGCTGATCGAGATCGAACCGAACTTCGTTTGCGCTTACTGCTATCTTCCTGTAAAATTTACCTTTAACCACACGACCTGAAGCCCTACGGCCCTTCTGCGTCAGATATCTGGAGTCAATCGAATGGCACAAGTTTGCGACATCTGCGGCAAAGGCCCGCAATTTGGAAACAAGATCAGCCACGCTCACAACGTGAGCCGCCGCCGCTGGAACGTAAACCTGCGTCCCGTGCGCGCCCGCGTCAACGGCGCCAACAAGCGCGTCCGCGTATGCACCACCTGCCTCAAGTCCGGCAAGGTCGTGAAAGCCTCAGTGAGCAAGAAAACGGCATAATCAGCACTCCCCCTATTTCAAGCGAATCAGTTCAGCGATTTTTAAAGATCAAAAAGGCTTCCTTATTCCGGGGAAGCCTTTCATTTGTCCTGAGATTATCAGAGCGTTTTGCGAACCTCTCTACGCTCGGCCAGACAAGTTCACACCTGATATGTACGGGCTGAATGCTGACCGCTGACTACTGAATGCTTCTTCAGAACCGCAGCACGATTCCGCCGCCGGCCAGGATGTTGTGATGATGCAATCCACTGCTTGTCGAGAAGACTCCGAAATCCGGGTCGCCGGTGACGAAGTCACGCACTTCTGCGCGGAAACCCAACAGCGGCAATCCAGTCTTGAAATCAAGCCCGCCGCCGTACTGGAGCGCGGCTTTGTTTTGCGTCGTGTTTGCGGTGTCCAGAGAATAGTGCGCCCATCCACCGCCAATGCTTACCCAGGGTGAAATCGGCGAAACGGGCAGCAGCTTCAGCCGGACTCCTGGCGTGATGAATACTGTGGAAAGGTTGTCCACCACGGTTCCCGGCGTGCTGGCAAGCGTAAGCTTCTGCGATGTAATTCCCGCTATTGGCAATTCCACGCTTAGAGAAGCCACATGGGCGTTCAGCACCCGCACCCCGAGTTCACCTTCCAGAAACAGGTGATGGTCGGTTTTTACAGTATCTGTAAGCGTTAGCGACGGAGCAAGAAAAGTCTCTTTCGTATCGGAAACAAACGATCCGCCCACCACAAACGCCGCATCCGCTTTCTGCGCCATCGCGAACGTTGAGGCGCACAATATGACAAACAAAATGGAATAACGCTTCATTCAGAAGCTCCTTTAGCTGGCATTAAAGTTTTTAGTTGGCTCTCCCACCTGAGATGCAGAATTCGTTGCCTGCGGAACAAGAAAACACAGCGCCGGAGAGGAAGTTCCGGTAACCAAAGGTCATGCCGGAAAGATTGCCGCGATTTCGAAATGGACTCTTTTAGAACCGCAATACGATTCCACCGCCGGCCAGCACATTGTGTCTCCGCCCAAGGCTTGGCGAGCCGGCGGTCTGTATGCTCACGATCCCGAAATCCGGCTGGCCGGTAGTGAAATCCCGCACCTCGGCACGGAAACCCAGCAGCGGGATTCCTGTCTTGATGTCCACTCCCCCGCCAAACTGCAGCGCTCCCTTGTTCATCGACGAACCGGCCAGGTTGTAATGCGCCCAGCCTCCACCAATGCTGGCCCAGGGAGAAACGGGAAATCCCGGCGCGAACTTCACCCGCAGCGATGGCGTGACAAACACACTGGAAAGTTTCAGCTGAGTGCCTGATGGAGCGCCGGAAAAATTGATGGATGCCGAAGGTATGCCGGCCACCGGCACTTCCAGATGAAGAGATGCCACTCTGAAATTTGCCAGGCGGACGGCCCCTGTTCCTTCATAGAACACATGAGTGTCGGTCCGGAAATTAAAGGCCAGCGGACATGGAATTGTGCAGGTCACTCCGGGCGCCACGTGGTCCTCGGAGACAAAAGCCCCGCCAGCCACAAAAGACACGTCGGCTTTTTGCGCCAGACAAAGGGTTGAAAATGTGGTGAACAAAAACAGGGTGATAGCGAATCGCCTAAGGAACATTGCTCCTCCGGTGGTGATTTACGCCAGCGCAATCACGTCAATCTCCACCGCGACGTCCTTCGGCAGGCGTGCTACTTCCACCGTGGAACGTGCCGGCGGCGCGTTCTTGCAGGTTTTTCCGTATACCTCATTCATCTGCCCAAACTCTGCCATGCTCCTCAAAAAGACGCTTGTCTTCACCACTTTTTCCCAGCTGCTGCCCGCGGCCTGAAGAATTGCCGTCAGGTTTTTCAGCACCTGCTCCGTCTGCGCCTCAATCCCGCCTTCAATCAGGTTTCCGGTCGCCGGATCAATGGGAATCTGCCCGGAGATAAAAAGAAATCCATTGGCTTTGATTGCCTGCGAATATGGTCCGATTGCTTTCGGTGCATTGGGAGTTGAAACCACGTCTCGAGTAAAGCCGCTCATTTATTTCCTCCGAAGATTCTCGCCGCTGATTTGCCAACCTCAGTATTTAGTATTTGGTACTTAGCCGGAAGCTTATGATCTGTGTTGCCACTCTGCAAAATGTCCTTCATCTTCCAAGGCCAAGCTAAATACCAAGTACTAAATACTAAATACTGCCTTCACACCTTATTCAATCTCTGCACATCGTGTATCCCCGGGATCTTCCTCAACCCGCCGATCACGCGCTCCAGGTGCTTCACGTCTTCAATATCAATCACAATATCGATCGTTGCCTGGCTGTCGGCGGTGCGCGCCTCAATGTTGCGGATGTTGGTATTGTCGTCAGAGATCACGGCGGTGAGCTGCTTCAGCATCGCCGGACGGTCGTCGCAGAAAACCGTCAGCTTCACCGGATACGTTCCGCGACCATCTGTCTTGTCGATCTTAAGCGGCTTGGCCCATTCCACAGCAATGCGGCGATCCGCTTCATACATCAGGTTGTTCACGTTCGGGCAGCTCACCGCGTGCACGGCTACGCCTTTGCCCCGTGTCACGTAGCCCACAATCGCTTCACCGCGAATCGGATTGCAGCATCGCGCGCGATACACCAGCAGATCGTTATAGCCTTTTACCTTGATCGCGCCCGTGTCCGCGCTCTGTCCAAACACACGACGGATCACAGTGCCCAGCGTGCTGCCGGCCTTCGGCGCTTCTTCCGCGGCAGGCGTCTGCTCGGAAATTTCCGGTGATAGCTTGGCCAGCACCTGCCGTGCGGAATATTTTCCGTAGCCGATTCCCGCCAGCAGGTCCTGTCCGCCGCCCAGGCCGTATTCCTTGGCGATGGCGTCCATTGTCTTCTCGTTAAAATCTTTCAGCGCCAGCCGATATTTGCGCGCCTGCTTTTCCAAAAGCTTTTTCCCGATCTCAATGGCCCGCTCACGCTGATGAATGTTCAGCCAGTGCCGTATCTTATTGCGCGCGCGCGTGGACTTGGCAAAGCCCAGCCAGTCGCGGCTGGGATTGTGTCCCGGCTGCGTCATGATCTCCACCACGTCGCCATTGCGCAGCTTGTTCCGCAGCGGCACAATGCGCCCGTTCACCTTGGCGCCGACGCATGAGTGTCCCACCTCAGTGTGAATGGCATAGGCAAAATCAATTGCGCTGGCATCGCGCGGTAAAATCACCACCTTGCCCATGGGCGTGAAGCAGTAAACCTCTTCCGGGTAGAGATCGACCTTCAGCGTGGAAAGAAATTCGTTGGGGTCTTTAACGTCCTGCTGCCACTCCACGACCTGCCGCAGCCATGCGAGCCGCTGCTCATCTTTGGCGCTTACCGGGCTGCCGTCTTTGTACTTCCAGTGCGCCGCGATGCCTTCTTCCGCCATCTTGTGCATCTCTTCCGTGCGGATCTGCACTTCAAACTGGTGGCCATCTTCGGTGATCACCGTCGTGTGGAGTGACTGATAAAGATTCGGCCGCGGCATGGCGATGAAATCTTTAATCCGTCCCGGCACCGGACGCCACATTTGATGGATCGCGCCCAGCACGGTGTAACAATCCTTGACTGACTTGGTGATGATGCGGACAGCCAGCAAGTCATAAACCTGATCGACGGTAATGCGCTGCCGCAATAGTTTCTGGTGAATGCTGTAAAGCCGCTTGATCCGGCTTTCCACCTTGGCGTCAACGCCATTTTCCGTAAGCTTCTGTTGCAGTATTTTTACCAGTTTGGCCAGAAACGCTTCACCGGCTTTGCGGCGCTTCTCCACCGCTGTCCGCACCTGGTCATAGCCGATGGGATCAACATAACGGAATGAAAGATCTTCCAGCTCGCCGCGCACCTTGCCCATGCCCAGCCGATGCGCCAGCGGCGCATAAATTTCCAGCGTTTCTTTCGCCACCTGCTGCCTGCGCTCTTCCGGCAGGTGCTTGAGCGTGCGCATATTGTGCAGGCGGTCGGCCAGCTTGATCAGCACCACGCGGATGTCATCCACCATGGCCAGTACCATCTTGCGCACGTTCTCTGCCTGGCGCTCTTCGCGACTGGCCAGATTAATTTTGTCGATCTTGGTAACGCCTTCAACAATGTGGACTACCTGATCGCCAAACTCGCGGCGTATGTCTTCATGCGTTACCGGCGTGTCTTCAATTGCGTCATGCAGCAGCCCGGCGGAGATGGCCGTGGAATCCAGCTTCATGTCCGCCAGCACCAATGACACTTCCAGCGGATGAATCAGGTATGGCTCGCCGGAAGCGCGCGTCTGTCCCTGATGATGTTTGAGAGAAAAATCGTAGGCCTTGCGGATGATTTCCAGATCGTCAGAAGGGCGGTTTTCGGCGACCTTGGCCAGCAGTTGCTGGAACTTACCATTCAGCAGCTTCAGCTCTTTTTGCGAAGCGGGCTGCGGGTTTGTCGCCATGTTCAATTATAGCGTGAAAAAATGCGGACTTTGCACGGACGAGCGCTTAGCCAGCCGCTCGATGCGCGGCTACCTGCACAGGCCTTTCAGTTCATCAGGAAGCTGCAGCGGGAGCGCTTTCGCTGCAATTGCTTCCCACAACTGATACACCCTACTGGTGTTTTCAGCGGGAACCTCTCCACCTGCAACCGTTTGATCAAGCCTTCTTGCTCGCATACAAGCCGCTGCGACTGATACGAGTGGAAAATCCTTCTGCCTCAGATTCGCCTTATTGTATTGCCCCAGCTGAGAACGTAGCGCCGCCTCGACATCTGCTGCAGTTGAAAGACCGCGGACCGCCGCCTCTTCGACGTGGTGCAGTAGCAACCACAGCTCGAAGCATGGTTTGCTTACGGCAATATTCACCCCACTCTTACGGGCCTGAGTAATCGCTGCGAGAAAGCTTTTTATGTGATTTCCTTGTGCACAGTGGTCGATATCGATAACCATCCATAGTTCGTCGTCATCTTCGTGTTCAAATCCCAGCAAACGTGTTAATACGTGCTCCGCGACGGAGGTACCATCAATGGTCGGAACCACGTGAACCTGCACTCTCGGAACTCTGTAAAACTCGAAGTATTGCCTTGGCGCATATGTATCATCGCAGGCCACAATAAAGAGCCTGTCGTCCCGAAGGCTGTCGCGGTCTCTAGCTAGTGGTCTCGGCTTACGCTGTACAAGGCTCATTCGCGTTACCCTTTTCAAGCAGCAAACGGTTGATATCCCCCATGAAAGGTACTGCGCCAAACCTTCCTTGCAAGTAATGCTTGCGAATCTCCAGATCCTTACGAACTTTAAAATCCGCCAACGAATACAGCCGTGTAGCGGCTCCTGAATCTTTCTCGGCAAACCAAATCTCATCCCGGCGAAGCAGTTCTAAATCCAATAGATTTGACTCGTGAGTGGTAACAATAACTTGACCCAATCTACCTTTACAGGATTTTAAAAATAGCTGTAGAAAATTCACGACCAATATCGGATGCAAGCTGCGATCAATTTCGTCGATTAGGTATACTGCACCGCTGGTTTTCATATGGTGCAAAGCGGGCATAAGGTTGAGGAGACGCCGAGTACCATCCGACTCATCTGCAAGCTCCAATGTTATCTCCTTGCCCGCAAGATCCTGATGCGCTGCTTGGATTGTGATCAAGTAGAAATGCTTCTCTTCCGACCGCTCGATTAGGAGTTCGTTCCCTTCACTTAAGCGGACAATGGCCATGTCATCATCACTTTCAGCAATGCTTTTTAACACACTGGAAAAGGTATCGGCGGGTAGAAAAGTTCTAAGATCATCTTCTGCGATTTCCGCTTTCGAAATTTTCAGGTGATCGACTCCCGTAGAAGACAATCGCAAAAAATCGTCGGCGAATTCTTTAAAATGCGAATCGCGTGCGAGGAGATCCCCTAGCGTACGAAATGAAGCAGTAGGGGCTATCAGATTCAAGCCAGAATTAAACCATTCCAAGATCGCATTTAGCTCTTCGCCATAGTCGGGGGCTTCGAGCGTGGCGTAAATCGTGGCTAAGAATGACTGATTCTGGGGGCCACCCACTGTGGCTAGGGCGCGCAATTTTTCGCCGGCGTTCTTGATGCCCTGAGCATCGATTGTCACTTTTCCATGCTCGTCAGTTATCCTCTCATACAGAGTTTTTTCCCGGCTGCCATCGATCTCTAATAACCATTCTTCTGTAATTCTTTGGTCGTTTAATTTCAGGCCGAAACGGAACAGCTTTTCTCCCGCAATGAACTGCAAATCAAAACTAGAAAGCTCCCCATCTACACCTCCAAAGCGGAACGCCTCTCTTCCGGTTCCACTGTTCCTCTCCCTAGCCTTAAGAGCCGCCGACCTTAGATAGCGAAGCGCCTTGAAAAGGTTCGATTTACCAGCTCCATTAGCCCCATAAAGGACAGCTGTACGTAGAACACGCTCTTTAGAGCCTGGAATTGGAATTGCATGATCTTCGTGACTCCCCGCCAATCGATTACTCGCTACGAGAGAAAATGTCTCTTCCGACTGAAAAGAACGAAAGTTAGACACAGAGAACGAAACGATCATAGCCAGCCTCCGCGAGACAAAATCACGCTCTAACAAAGAACATGCTACCTCATAAACATGAAATTTTGATTTAATTGTGAAATTTTCACGCGGAACGCACAGCCTTAGGGCCTTGCTCCTCCCGTGTGCTTCCCAGTCTTCAAGTCCACCTCAAACGGCACTTCTTTATCTGCCAGCGCGTCCCATCCATGGCCCAGCAGCTTGTCTCCATCGATGGCGCTGATGGTTAATCCTTCCCACGTGAGCCGCTCCGTAGTCCACGCAATTCCCAGACTACCAACTGCAACAATTGACGTGAAACCAGCAAACAGCAGAAGCCCCTGCTGCGACAGCACGCGCAAGTCCACCACCGGGCGCTGTTCGATTCGCAGCCAGTCAGCGTGGTCAGAGGCCTTCACCAAGTATGCGTAGCCGCCCACCACCACGCAAAAACGCTCGGGATCAGGCGTTGAACAAAGTTGGCTGACCACCTGGTCAGAGTCAAAACCCAGCGCAAAGAATCCCGCCCACGCCGCTCCGCTCTGCGGCGTGACGCGCACGTACGCGCCGCTGCGGTCGCCTTCCTCAAGTTCCACGGGATAGTGGTACAGCTTCTCAATAGGATGAACGGGCGGAGCAGCTTCCAGGATTCTAACTTCATAGTTGCGCGGGAAGGTAAAGTCGAATCGGAAGTGAGGTTTCATTGCGTTCTTAACATCGAAAAACGTGGACCGCAGCCGCCCTCGGCTGCGATGAAGAATTTGGTAGGGACGCAGGCGAGGGCGCCTGCGCTCCGCGCATTTATTTCAAATCAATTCTTTTGTGCCGCTGTAAACTCTATTATCCGTTCGCGCACGCTCTTCACGTGCACCGGCAATTCCAGCCTGCTTCCATCTTCGATGACTGGAATAAGCTTGTTGAAGTCCGGTCCGGAATGCGATCCAATCAGCATGATCCTCACCGGATGAAATAAATCTTTTCCCTTTGCGCCCGTCTCTGCCTTGATCTCATCCATGATTGCCTTAAAGCGCTCCGGCGTCAGCGGCGACTCATTCGTTGCGCGCTTCGCAAACGCCTGCACTACGGCCTTTGCTTTGTCGCTGGCAAACACCTCTGCATTCTCCGGCAGGGCCAGCGCCGCGGCAGCGTCATGGTTGAAGATGATCTTTGCTTTCTCCGGCAACTGATCAAGCTGATCAACATAAGGTGCCAGCAAATCAATCAGCCCATTCGTCCAACCTTTGACGTTGCCATTCACGCTGGACGGCAGCAGCCCTGCGCGCTGCAAAGCCTCCGTGCCCATTTGATGAATGCGCTCGGGCGGGCTTTGCTTGATGTAATGCCGATTGATCCAGTAGAGCTTGGTGAAGTCGAAAACCGCAGGCGCCGCATTCACGCGGTCCAGGTCGAATTCTTTGATCAACTCGTCCTTGGAAAAGATCTCGCGATCGCCGCCGCTCGGGGCCCAGCCCAGCAGCGCCAGGTAATTCATCAGGGCCTCGGGCAGCACGCCCATATCGCGGAAGCTGGCCACTGACGTGGCTCCGTGCCGCTTCGACAACCGCTCGCGATCGGGCCCCAGGATAGTCGAGAGATGCGCAAACTCGGGCACCGGCAGCCCCAGCGCCTCATACACGGCAACCTGTTTCGGCGTGTTGGAAATGTGGTCGTCGCCCCGGATGACGTGTGTGATCTTCATATCGGCGTCATCGATCACCACCACGTAGTTATAGGTCGGCATGCCGCTGGAGCGGACGATGATGGGATCGCTCACTACTTCATTTGAAAATTCAAGGTCGCCGCGCACAATGTCATGGAAGCGGATGGGACGCTCAGGAATCTGCAAGCGTATTGCCGCTGGCTCGCCCGCTGCCCGGCGCCGCTCCGCCTCCGCTGGATCAATGTTCCTGCACTTGCCGGAATAGTTTGGCTGGCGCTGTTCCGCCATGGCCTGCTGGCGATCGCGCTCCAGTTCCTCGGCGGTACAGAAGCAGTAATACGCCTTCCGCTCCTTGATGAGCCGCTCAGCATAGTCGCGATACACGTCCATCTTGTCCGATTGCCGGTAAGGCGGATACGGGCCGCCGATGTCCGGCCCTTCGTCCCAATCAAGGCCCAGCCACTTCAGGTCTTCGATGAGCTGGGTTTCGTATCGCGCCTCACTGCGCTCCAGGTCAGTGTCTTCAATCCTGAGGATGAACGTTCCGCCATGCTTGCGGGCAAACAACCAGTTAAACAGCGCTGTCCGCACATTGCCAAGGTGGATGTGTCCCGTGGGCGACGGCGCAAAGCGGACGCGAACTTTATCGTTCGATGACATGTATATCCATGGTAACAAAAGCCAATCGCCTGATTTGCCCAGCCAACGCCCGCAGTCGGAATTTCATCTGATCCTATGACAGCAGCTCCGGATTCCCATTCATGCCTTCCAGCGCCATCGGCCCACTCATCCTATTTCTTGCGATCCTGCTCACCGGCGCTCATCTGCTCGGCTACCTGTTTGCTCGCCTTCGCCAGCCGCGCGTAATCGGAGAAATTCTGGCAGGCTGCATCCTTGGGCCGTTCGTTCTCGGTCGATGGGCCGCTTACACGCATTTTCTTCAGCTTGACGTTGCCGCCAATGAGAAGAAGGCCGCGCTCGACCTGCTCTACTATCTCGGCCTGCTCATGCTGATGTTTCTTTCCGGCGCGGAAACCAAAGCGCT
The genomic region above belongs to Terriglobia bacterium and contains:
- a CDS encoding acyltransferase gives rise to the protein MRAIAVLWVMLWHMHFALRPGIWSGPGNYGWMGVDLFFVLSGYLIGSQLLRPYTRGARPSIGGFYMRRAFRVLPAYLTVLLFYFAIPAFREAPGLSPAWQFLTFTENFRIDYLNDRAFSHVWSLCVEEHFYLVLPLLILLLMRRPSFGKTVAVILGILCFGIAIRAYIYLHQVQVFPRDDDAFALAYVEKIYYPTHTRLDGLLVGVTLATIKTFRPSWWQRAMSHGYLLLVSGLALCAWAMWLFRDRLSFSASVIGFPLLAAGLGLLIASSLAPSSPLSKVRGFGLIAALAYSAYLTHKEIIHLVRIHLPRLVESRGWFALFIYFAFSFMAAFALYMAIERPFLRLRERISRRVTTPVEKVMTAG
- the rpmB gene encoding 50S ribosomal protein L28 is translated as MAQVCDICGKGPQFGNKISHAHNVSRRRWNVNLRPVRARVNGANKRVRVCTTCLKSGKVVKASVSKKTA
- a CDS encoding RidA family protein translates to MSGFTRDVVSTPNAPKAIGPYSQAIKANGFLFISGQIPIDPATGNLIEGGIEAQTEQVLKNLTAILQAAGSSWEKVVKTSVFLRSMAEFGQMNEVYGKTCKNAPPARSTVEVARLPKDVAVEIDVIALA
- a CDS encoding bifunctional (p)ppGpp synthetase/guanosine-3',5'-bis(diphosphate) 3'-pyrophosphohydrolase; the encoded protein is MATNPQPASQKELKLLNGKFQQLLAKVAENRPSDDLEIIRKAYDFSLKHHQGQTRASGEPYLIHPLEVSLVLADMKLDSTAISAGLLHDAIEDTPVTHEDIRREFGDQVVHIVEGVTKIDKINLASREERQAENVRKMVLAMVDDIRVVLIKLADRLHNMRTLKHLPEERRQQVAKETLEIYAPLAHRLGMGKVRGELEDLSFRYVDPIGYDQVRTAVEKRRKAGEAFLAKLVKILQQKLTENGVDAKVESRIKRLYSIHQKLLRQRITVDQVYDLLAVRIITKSVKDCYTVLGAIHQMWRPVPGRIKDFIAMPRPNLYQSLHTTVITEDGHQFEVQIRTEEMHKMAEEGIAAHWKYKDGSPVSAKDEQRLAWLRQVVEWQQDVKDPNEFLSTLKVDLYPEEVYCFTPMGKVVILPRDASAIDFAYAIHTEVGHSCVGAKVNGRIVPLRNKLRNGDVVEIMTQPGHNPSRDWLGFAKSTRARNKIRHWLNIHQRERAIEIGKKLLEKQARKYRLALKDFNEKTMDAIAKEYGLGGGQDLLAGIGYGKYSARQVLAKLSPEISEQTPAAEEAPKAGSTLGTVIRRVFGQSADTGAIKVKGYNDLLVYRARCCNPIRGEAIVGYVTRGKGVAVHAVSCPNVNNLMYEADRRIAVEWAKPLKIDKTDGRGTYPVKLTVFCDDRPAMLKQLTAVISDDNTNIRNIEARTADSQATIDIVIDIEDVKHLERVIGGLRKIPGIHDVQRLNKV
- a CDS encoding RloB family protein produces the protein MSLVQRKPRPLARDRDSLRDDRLFIVACDDTYAPRQYFEFYRVPRVQVHVVPTIDGTSVAEHVLTRLLGFEHEDDDELWMVIDIDHCAQGNHIKSFLAAITQARKSGVNIAVSKPCFELWLLLHHVEEAAVRGLSTAADVEAALRSQLGQYNKANLRQKDFPLVSVAAACMRARRLDQTVAGGEVPAENTSRVYQLWEAIAAKALPLQLPDELKGLCR
- a CDS encoding ATP-binding protein translates to MIVSFSVSNFRSFQSEETFSLVASNRLAGSHEDHAIPIPGSKERVLRTAVLYGANGAGKSNLFKALRYLRSAALKARERNSGTGREAFRFGGVDGELSSFDLQFIAGEKLFRFGLKLNDQRITEEWLLEIDGSREKTLYERITDEHGKVTIDAQGIKNAGEKLRALATVGGPQNQSFLATIYATLEAPDYGEELNAILEWFNSGLNLIAPTASFRTLGDLLARDSHFKEFADDFLRLSSTGVDHLKISKAEIAEDDLRTFLPADTFSSVLKSIAESDDDMAIVRLSEGNELLIERSEEKHFYLITIQAAHQDLAGKEITLELADESDGTRRLLNLMPALHHMKTSGAVYLIDEIDRSLHPILVVNFLQLFLKSCKGRLGQVIVTTHESNLLDLELLRRDEIWFAEKDSGAATRLYSLADFKVRKDLEIRKHYLQGRFGAVPFMGDINRLLLEKGNANEPCTA
- the gltX gene encoding glutamate--tRNA ligase yields the protein MSSNDKVRVRFAPSPTGHIHLGNVRTALFNWLFARKHGGTFILRIEDTDLERSEARYETQLIEDLKWLGLDWDEGPDIGGPYPPYRQSDKMDVYRDYAERLIKERKAYYCFCTAEELERDRQQAMAEQRQPNYSGKCRNIDPAEAERRRAAGEPAAIRLQIPERPIRFHDIVRGDLEFSNEVVSDPIIVRSSGMPTYNYVVVIDDADMKITHVIRGDDHISNTPKQVAVYEALGLPVPEFAHLSTILGPDRERLSKRHGATSVASFRDMGVLPEALMNYLALLGWAPSGGDREIFSKDELIKEFDLDRVNAAPAVFDFTKLYWINRHYIKQSPPERIHQMGTEALQRAGLLPSSVNGNVKGWTNGLIDLLAPYVDQLDQLPEKAKIIFNHDAAAALALPENAEVFASDKAKAVVQAFAKRATNESPLTPERFKAIMDEIKAETGAKGKDLFHPVRIMLIGSHSGPDFNKLIPVIEDGSRLELPVHVKSVRERIIEFTAAQKN